CGCCTCCTGCAGGGTGTCGAGCGCGTGCCAGGTCGACAGCGGCTTGAGGGCCGCCGCGAGCGTCTCGAGGTCTTCCCGGTCGGCCGGGGTGTCGATGCGACCCGAGAAGACGCCGTCGAACTTCTGCAGGAACTCGTCGTGCGCGAAGATCTGCGCGTACGTGGTGGCGAGACGCGGAAGCAGCCGGCGCTGGTGCTTGCCGTAGTCGAGCAGCACGACCTCCTGCCCGTCGGCGCCGTCGAACTGGCGGCGCTGGGTCGCGTACGTGATCGCGATCTTCAGTGCGAGGGCGGATGCCCAGCTGGCCGCGCCGTCGAGCGAGACCCGTCCCTGCACGAGCGTGCCGAGCATCGTGAAGAAACGACGGCCGGGACTGTCGATCGCGCTGGAGTAGGTGCCGTCGGCGGCGACGTCGCCGTAGCGGTTCAGCAGATTGGTGCGCGGGATGCGGACCTGGTCGAACGAGAGCCGGCCGTTGTCGATGCCGTTGAGCCCGCCCTTGAGGCCGTCGTCCTCACGGCCGATGCCGGGAAGATCGTTGCCGTCCTCGCCGCGCAGCGGCACGTAGAAGCAGTGCACGCCGTGATTGACGCCGTTCGTGATGAGCTGCGCGAACACGGTCGCCGCGATGCCGTGCAGTGCGGCGTTGCCGAGGTACTCCTTCGTCGCCGCGCGGAACGGCGTGTGGATGACGAACTCCTCGGTCGCAGGATCGTACGTCGCGGTCGTGCCGACGGCCGCGACATCGGAGCCGTGGCCGATCTCGGTCATCGCGAAGGCCCCGGGGATCGACAGGTCCATGACGCCGGGCAACCACTTCTCGTGGTGCTCGGTCGTGCCGAGCTGCAGGATCGCCGACCCGAACAGCCCCCACTGGACGCCCGACTTGATCTGCAGGCTCGGGTCGGCGACCACGAGCTCCTCGAACCCGGCGATGTTGGCGCCGTTGTTCTCCTCGCCGCCGAGCGACTTCGGGAATGCCCGGTGCACGGCCTTGTTCTCGACCAGCAGGTGCAGCTGGCTGAGGACGCGCTCGCGGTGCTCGTCCTTGCCGAGCTCGTCCTTGCGCCAGAAGGCGGAGTCCTTGATCATCTCGCGCGCCTCGCGGCGCGTGTCGGCCCAGGTGCCCATCAGCGCGTCATTGACGGCGGCGACATCGATCTGCGGGGTGTGCGCCGCATCCTGCGGCTCGGCGGGTGTCGTCGAAGGACGGACGGCGGCGTCGACCATGGCATTCCTCCAGGGAGAAGTAGGGATGCTCCCATGGTAGGTCTGCGACAAATCTCCGTGAAGTCGACTGTACCGATCCTCTAACGAAGCGCCGGGACGCCGGGTCCGCGGATTGTCGGCTCCGGACAGGAACCGGCAATCCGCGGAAGCCTCGCGTCAGAGCGCGAGGCCGTGCCCGAAGCGGAACAGCGGATCGGCGGTGTCGAACGGCACGTCGGGACGCGAGGCCTCGACGGCTGCCATCGACCGCGGGAGATCGAAGGGGAGCTTCCCCCGCGCGGCGACGGCACCGCTCAGCACGTCGAGGAGAGCAGCTGCCGAAGCGCCCCAGTTCACGGTGACCGCCGCGACGGCATCCGTGATCGGGGTGAGGACGGGCGGGCGGTCGGCGAGCACATCGACCACCGTCGGAACGACGGATGCGACCTCGCGCACGTGGGCGACCGCATCGTCGGCGAAGTCGAGCGACCCGGCGTGGAAGAAGTTCTCGAACATCGTCTCCCGCTCCTCGAACGGGGCCTGCAGGCGGATGATCGCGAGATCGGCCTCGGCCGGCGTCGCGACGACCTCGCCGAAGGATGCCGCGACCTCGGCGTCGATCCCCTCGACGTACAGCTTCAGACCTCGCGCGAACGGCAGGGCCCCGTCGTTCGTGAGCACCGTGATCGACGCGCGCTGCGCCTCTTCTCCTGCGGCACGGAAGTCCGCGCGGCCGACGACCTCATCGGCGGCATCCTCGTCGACGAAGGGATTCTCGAAGAGCCCCAGCTCGAACTTCTCCCGGAGGATCCGGCGGGCGGAGACGTCGATCCGTTCCTCGGTGATCTCGCCGTCGGCGACGAGTTCGAGCAGCAGCTCGGGGTTCGCCTCTCCGCCGAACTGGTCGGCTCCGGCATCCAGCACCTTCTTCATCCGCTGACGCGGTGTCAGATCCTCGACGCCCCAGGCGCGGGCGGGGAACGGCTGGCCGAAGATCTCGGAGTCGCTGATCAGCCCCCAGTCGGTGCAGACGAGACCGTCGAAGCCGTAGCGCTCGCGCAGGAGTCCGGTGATGACCGACTTGTTGAAGCCGAAGCCGACCTCCTCATACTCGGTGCCGACCGGCATCCCGTAGTACGGCATCATCTGGCGGGTGCCGGCGGCGAGCGCGTCTTCGAACGGCTTCAGGTGCAGCTCGAACTCCCCGCCAGGGTAGACCTGCTCGCGGCCGTACGGGAAGTGCGGGTCCTCGCCGTCCTTCTGCGGTCCGCCTCCGGGGAAGTGCTTCGTCATGGTCGAGACCGAGCCAGGCCCGAAGGCCTCCCCCTGGAACCCGCGGATGTAGGCGGCGCCGAGCCTGCCCGACAGCTCGGCATCCTCTCCGAACGTCGCCGTCTGGCGTGCCCAGCGCGGCTCGGTCGCGAGGTCGACCTGCGGGTGCAGCGCGACGCGCAGTCCGACCGCCGTGTACTCCTGGCGGGCGATGTCGGCGAACCGCTCGACCAGCGCCTCGTCGCCGATCGCCGCGAGACCGAGGGTCTCGGGCCACTGCGAGAAGGGCCCGGCGAGGATCGAGGCGCCCGGGTTCTCGCTGAACGAGTGGCGCGGATCGGTCGACAGCGTCACCGGGATGCCGAGGCGTGTGGATGCCGCGAGCCGCTGCAGCGCGTTCTGCCAGGCCGCGATCTCCCGGCCGGTGGGCGCGGCGCCGAGCAGGTTGAAGTGCGTCATCTGCTTCGTCTCGAGGAACTCGCGCGCAGAGGGCGTCGCGAAGACGGGGTTCGGCTCCTCGAGATCGCCGATCGCGATCATCGTGTGGAAGAAGAGTCCCGCCTTCTCCTCGATGGTCATCTCGTCGAGAAGCAGCTGCACCCTCTCGTCGACCGGCAGATCGGCATCGAGCCAGGGGCGGACGGTGGTCGTGGTGGTGGTGCCCGAGATGGTCACTTGACTCCCTTGATGCGGTAGACGAGAACGGCACCCGCGAGCGCGACGAGCGCGCCGAACAGGTACCAGGTGGTGTATCCGCCGAGCGGCGTCGCCGCACCCAGCGCGATGATCCCGGGGGCGATGGCCGGGGCGATCGACTGCGGCAGCGCGTTGGCGATGTTCAGCACGCCGAGGTCCTTCGCGACGTCGTCGGGGTTCGGCAGCACTTCGGTGGCGAGCGCGAGGTCGACGGAGAGGAACGACCCGGCCCCGAGGCCGATGATCGCCTGCGCCACGATCACGGTCGTGATGTCGGGGGCGACGGCGAGGATGACGAGGCCGACGACCATGATGAGTCCGGCGACGGCGACGAACGGGCGACGCTTGCCGATCTTGTCGGAGAGGAACCCGCCCAGCGGCGAGGAGATCGCCATCGCGGCCATCGAGGCGAGGTTCGCGGCGAGGATGATGCCGACCGCGCCCTGCTCGTCGAGGCCGAACTTGGTCACGAGGTACAGCGGCAGGAAGGTGGCGATGCCGGCGTAGCCGAACATGACGAAGAACTTGGTGAGCCAGGTCCAGCCGAAGTCCGGGTGTTTGCGCGGGTTGAAGACGAACGACCCGAAGAAGGTGCCGACGGTGAAGCGGTCGGCGGGCTTCTCGGCAAGGCGGCGGTCCTTGAGCAGCAGGACGAAGACGATCACGAGGACGAGAGCGATCGCGCCGGGCACGAAGAAACGCTCGAAGTCACCCGGAAGGAAGTTCACGAGGAAGCTGCCGGCGAGGATGCCGATCGGCGTGGTGATGCCGATGATGCCCGAGACCTTGCCGCGGCTCGAGACCGGGACCTGGTCGGGCAGCGTGGCGTTGGCGGCGGCGAGGACCGCGTTCATCGAGGCCTGCACCAGGCACCAGGCGATCAGCACCACGAGCACGGAGCTCGCGACGCCGATCAGGGCGAAACCGCCGAGTCCGACGATCGCGCCGCCGAGGATCCACGGGCGGCGCATGCCCCAGCGCGAGGTCGTGCGGTCGGAGAGTCGGCCGACGAGAGGATTCGCGATGAGAGCGAACGCCGCGCCGACGCCCATGACGAGGCCGAGGCTGCCCTCGGTGTTGGTCGGGTCGATGTGCTGGATCTTGAACGCCATCGACACCATCACCGGGGTGAGGAGGGCGAGGTAGACGCCGAAGTTCACGGCGGCGAGGCCGGGCGTGTAGCCGCGCGGCGTCTTCGGCGGGGTGGTCCCGGGTGCCTTGAAGCCGGTGGTGCCGACCGCGGCCGCGTTCGCGGCGGATGACAGCTCTGTCATGACAGTCCTTTCGATGCGCCGCACGTCTTCGGGCGAGGCGGCTCTGGGAAGAAGATACACCAATCTCGACCGTTTGGTAAGTGAATATCGACCGGTCGGTAATGAGGGAGGATGGGGGTGGAGAGGAAGCGATGACGATCACGACGCCCCGGGGCTCACGGCACGCGCGCGCCGCGGAGACGCGGCAGCGGATCATCGCCGCCGCCCGCGAGCTGTTCATCGGCCACGGCTACCGCTCCACGTCGCTGCGCGACATCGCGGCGGCGGCATCCGTCAGTCATCCCGGCCTGCTCGGGCACTTCTCCTCCAAAGACGCGCTGCTCGTGGAGGTCGTCGGCGAGTTCGAGGCCGAGAACGAGGACGTGTTCAGCACGATCGCCGCGGCATCCGAACCCGGCGAGCTGATCTTCGCCCGGCTCGCCGAGCGGAACTCCCGAACCGAGGGATACCTCGAGCTCTTCGCCGCTCTCACGGGCGAGGCGTCCTCACCCGGACACCCCGCCCACGAGCGGATGCGCGAGCGCTACGCGCGGCTGCGCGAACTCAGCCGTGACGTGCTGGCCGACGCGCAGCATCTGGGCGCCATCGACCCGGAACGCGACGTCGACGGCGAGGTCACGCGCCACACCGCCGGCTGGGACGGCCTGCAGCTTCTGGCGCAGTACCTGCCCGACCAGGTCGACGTCGTCGAGATGCTCGAGGAGCGCGAGGCGCTGTGGGTGCTGCCGACCGGATGGCGCGATCCCGACGACGGAGAACCTTCACCCGAGGCGTCGGGTCCGCTGCCTGCTCCGTTCGGCGTCAAGCCGGCCGACGTCGATCCGGGTTACGCGGTGGGACGACGGCGACGGACGCAGATCGTCGCCGACGCCATGCGCCTCTTCTCGCACGACGGCTACGGCGACACCAGCCTGCGCGACATCGCCGAAGCCGTCGGGGTCTCGAAGTCGACCCTGCTGCACCACTACCCCTCGAAGGAGCTGCTGCTGAGCGCGGTGCTCGCCGAACGCGACAGCGCCATCCGGGAGAGGGGCGTCATCCGCACCTCGGATCGCGCCGGCGACCTGCTCCGCGGCATCGCCGACGGCGCCCGCGTGAACGCGCTCGAGGAGCCGGGCCTGATCCAGGTCTACGCCGTGCTCTCCTGCGAGGCGGTGCCGGCGTCGCATCCGGCCCACGACTACTTCACCGAGCGCTTCTCGAGCGCGATCGCCTACTTCACCGAGCTGTTCCGACTGGCCCAGCTCGACGGCGATCTTCCCTCGCACCGCGACCCCGCGCGCGAGGCGATCTGGCTCATCGCGATGTGGGACGGCCTGCAGTATCAATGGCTCTACGATCGGGACGCCGTCGACGTCGCCGCGCACCTGCGCGCGCACATGGACGATGTGCTGCCGGTGCGCTGACCGAGGTGCCGGTCAGGCGGCGGCGATGACCGCGAGCACGCCCTCGCCGTAGGCCTCGCGCTTCTTCGCGCCGATACCCGTGATGCCGTCGAGATCGCCGAGGGATGCCGGGCGATGCTCGGCCAGAGCGCGCAGCGTCGCATCGCCGAACACGATGTACGCGGGCACGCCCTGCTCGCGGGCGGTCTCGGCGCGCCAGGCCCGCAGGGCCTCGAACAAGCCGCGGTCACCGGCATCCAGAGCATCGGCGGCGCTGGCCTTGCGGGCACGGGTCTGTGACGTCGGGCGCCCGATCGTGTCCTTGCGCAGCGGCACGGGCGTCTCGCCGCGGAGCACGGCGGCCGCCGCCTCGCCGGGAGCGAGCGTGCCGTAGTCGCCCTGTGCGACGAGGATGCCGCGGGCGAGCAGCTGCCGCACGACGCTGCGCCAGTCCTGGTCGGAGAGGTCGGCGCCGATGCCGTAGGTCGCGAGCTTGTCGTGCCCCTGCTGACGGATGCGCTCGGTCGAGGCTCCGCGCAGGATGTCGACGAGGTGTCCGGCGCCGAACGCCTGGTTGCGCTCGCGCTTCAGCCGCACGATCGTCGAGAGCAGCTTCTGCGCCGGGACGAGACCGTCGAACGTCTCGGTGTCGTCGAGGCAGGTGTCGCAGTTGCCGCACGGCTGCGACTCCTGGCCGAAGTACCCGAGCAGATTCTGGCGACGGCACTCGACCGTCTCGCAGAGCGCGAGCATCGCGTCGAGGTGCTGCCCGAGCCGCATCTTGAAGGTGCGGTCGCCCGGGCTCTGGTCGATCATGCGGCGCTGCTGCACGACGTCGCCGAGGCCGTACGCCATCCAGGCCACCGACGGCTCGCCGTCGCGGCCGGCACGACCGGTCTCCTGGTAGTACCCCTCGACGGACTTCGGCAGGTCGATGTGCGCGACGAAGCGGACATCGGGCTTGTCGATGCCCATGCCGAACGCGATGGTCGCGACCATGACCACGCCGTCTTCCCGGAGGAAGCGCGACTGGTTCGCGGCGCGCACCTCGGCCGGGAGACCCGCGTGGTACGGCAGCGCGTCGAGCCCCTGGGCGGCCAGGTAGGTCGCGGTCTGCTCGACCGACTTGCGGCTGAGCGCGTAGACGATGCCGGCGGGCGGGGTCCCTGCGTCTGTCGAAGGGGTCTGCGAGCGGATGAACGCGACGAGCTGCTTGCGCGGATCGACCTTCGGCACGATCCGGTACTGGATGTTCGGGCGGTCGAAGCTGGCGACGAAGTGCTTCGCCGTGTCGAGGCGGAGCCGCTCGGTGAGCTCCTTGTGCGTCGCCGCGGTCGCCGTGGCGGTGAGCGCCATGCGCGGCACACCGGGGAACCGCTCGCCGAGGTCACCCAGGGCGAGGTAGTCGGGGCGGAAGTCGTGCCCCCACTGCGACACGCAGTGCGCCTCGTCGATCGCGATGACGCTGAGCGTGCCACGCTGCAGCAGCGCCGTGGTCTGCGCGCTCGACAGGCGCTCGGGCGCGACGTAGATGAGGTCGAGCTCTCCGGCCACGTAGGCCCGCTCGACCTCACGCCGCTCGTCGATGGCCTGGGTGGAGTTCAGATACGCGGCCTTGACGCCGTTGGCGCGCAGCGCGTCGACCTGGTCGTGCATGAGCGCGATGAGCGGGCTGATGACGAGACCCGTGCCCTCGCGCACGAGCGCCGGCACCTGGTAGGTGATGCTCTTGCCGCCACCGGTCGGCATCAGCACGACCGCGTCGCCGCCCGCGATCACCTGCTCGACGATGGCCGCCTGATCGCCGCGGAACTCGTCGTAGCCGAAGACGGTGTGCAGCGCCTCGCGCGCGGTCGGGTACCTGCTCGGCGTCGCCTTGCGGACGGCCGGGGCGACCTTGGTGACCGGCCCGGGACCCCAGTCGAGCGGCGGTTCGAAGCCCGCGCCCTGCGGCTCCCAGTCCATCGGCTCGGGCGGAGCGGACGACTCCCAGCCGTCGTCGTAGGGCTCGTCGGCGTACCCCTCGACAGGCTCAGGGACCCAACCTTCGTACGGGTCACGGGGAGTCTGCGGCATCCCTCCAGCGTAACGATCCCCGCCGACGTCGACGGCGCCTGTCCACAGATCCGGGCGTAGGTTGGATGCAGACGCATGAAGGAGCCCCCATGACCGACATCACCGTCACCCGCAACGACGAGGAATCGCGCTACGAGATCCGCTCGGGCGACGTGCTCGCGGGCTTCGCCGCGTTCGATCTGCGGCCCGGCTCCATCCGCTTCCTCCATACCGAGATCGACGACGAGTTCCAGGGTCAGGGTCTCGCGGGGAAGCTCGCTTCGGCGGCGCTGACGGATGCCGCGGGTCGCGGCGAGGCGATCGTGCCGCTGTGCCCCTACATCGCGAAGTACCTCGAGACGCATGAGATCGAGGGCGCCGAGATCCGCTGGCCCCGCCCTTCGACAAGCTCAGGGACCCAGAGGGCTCAGGGGTCCGAATGATCGGGCAGCGCCGCCTCGTCCTGGAACCGCGCGAGGTTCCGCTCGGCGGGGTGCGCGGCATGAGCGTGCTGCGCGCGCTTCCGCATCGCAACCTGCCCACGATCGGCGCCTGGTGCTTCCTCGACCGGTTCGGCCCCGCCGATACGAGGATGCGGGTGGAGCCGCATCCGCACATCGGCCTGCAGACCGTGACCTGGCCGCTCGTCGGCGAGATCCGGCACCGCGACTCGCTCGGCAGCGACGCCGACCTGCGCCGTGGCCAGCTGAACCTGATGACGGCCGGGAACGGCATCTCGCACTCGGAGTACTCGATCGGCGACGACCCGATCCCCCTCGACGCCCTGCAGTTCTGGGTCGTGCTGCCGGAGTCCACCCGCCACGGCGCTGCCGGATTCGAGCGGCACACCGAGTTGCCGGGCGTGGCCCTCACGGCGGATGCCGGGGCCGACGCCACCGCGACGGTCGTGCTCGGCGAGTTCGCCGGCGTCCGCTCGCCGGCGACCGTGCACACCCCGATCGTCGGCACCGAGATCGTGCTCGCCCCCGGCTCCCGCGTCCGCCTGCCGCTCCACCCCGACTGGGAGCACGCGCTCATGCTCGTCGAGGGCGACGCGGTCGTGTCCGCGCATCCGATGGAGCGCAATGATCTGCTCTACCTCGGCGACTCCCGCGATGAGGTGGAGGTGTCATCGACCGAGGGCTCCCTGCTGTTCCTGCTCGGCGGCGAGCCGTTCGAGGACGACATCGTGATGTGGTGGAACTTCGCCGGCCGCACGCACGACGAGATCGTCGCGGCCCGCGAGGCGTGGGAGGCGGAGTCATCCCCCGACGCCGCGACGCCGCGGTTCGGTGCGGTGGATGGTCACGATGTGCGCATCCCCGCCCCGCCGCTGCCCGACGTGCGGCTGATGCCGCGCGGCCGCCGGATCTGACGGCGCCGTTCGTCTCACTCCGCTCGCCCAGGAACCAGGGCTCAGCCGGGCTCCGGCGTGTGCACCCGCGCGAGGAAGCGCTCGGTGCGCGGCGACGGCCCGCGCGGGTCGAGCAGCGACACCACGACCGTGACCACCGCAGCGAGCGGGATCGTCCACGCCGCCGGCTGCGCCAGATACGGGGCAGCCGCTCCGACTCCCCCGATCACGGCATGCACCAGCAGGGCGAGCCCCGCCGCGACCCCGCCCGACAGCATCCCCGCCACCGCGCCGCGGGCGGTGAGCCCGCGCCACCACACCCCGAGCAGCACGACCGGCGACAGCGTCGACGCGGCCACGACGAACACCACCCCGACGCTCGACCCGAGGCCCGCGGGGGCGGTGAGCAGCGCCACCGCGAGCGGCACGACCGCGCACAGCACGGCGGAAAGCCGGAACGAGCGCACCGAGCCGGAGAACACGTCCTGGCTGATCACGCCGGCGAGCGACACCACGAGCCCCGCCGATGTCGCCAGGAACGCAGCGAACGCGCCCGCCACGATGAGCGCGGTGAGCAGTTCGCCGAACACCCCGGGGAAGACGCGCGAGGGCAGCAGCAGCACGACCGTGTCGGCGATGCCGGGCACGGCGAGATCGGG
This genomic interval from Microbacterium sp. LWH11-1.2 contains the following:
- a CDS encoding acyl-CoA dehydrogenase, which codes for MVDAAVRPSTTPAEPQDAAHTPQIDVAAVNDALMGTWADTRREAREMIKDSAFWRKDELGKDEHRERVLSQLHLLVENKAVHRAFPKSLGGEENNGANIAGFEELVVADPSLQIKSGVQWGLFGSAILQLGTTEHHEKWLPGVMDLSIPGAFAMTEIGHGSDVAAVGTTATYDPATEEFVIHTPFRAATKEYLGNAALHGIAATVFAQLITNGVNHGVHCFYVPLRGEDGNDLPGIGREDDGLKGGLNGIDNGRLSFDQVRIPRTNLLNRYGDVAADGTYSSAIDSPGRRFFTMLGTLVQGRVSLDGAASWASALALKIAITYATQRRQFDGADGQEVVLLDYGKHQRRLLPRLATTYAQIFAHDEFLQKFDGVFSGRIDTPADREDLETLAAALKPLSTWHALDTLQEAREACGGAGFMFENRLVGLRADLDIYVTFEGDNNVLLQLVGKRLLTDYAQQFQGKDAAALAKFAVGMTAGKVFHGAGLRQLGQAVSDFGQVSRSVERGLREEQQHDLLAGRVQQMVADIASRLRPGAKDKALGARLFNENQAELIEAARAHGELLQWEAFTDAVHEIEDADTKKVLTWLRDLFGLQLIEKHLAWHLINGRLSTQRAAAVSSYIDRLCARLRPYALDLVDAFGYEPEHVRAPIASGIEKQRQDEARAYYADLEASGQAPVREKKVKREPLGDLKQR
- a CDS encoding glycoside hydrolase family 3 N-terminal domain-containing protein, whose product is MTISGTTTTTTVRPWLDADLPVDERVQLLLDEMTIEEKAGLFFHTMIAIGDLEEPNPVFATPSAREFLETKQMTHFNLLGAAPTGREIAAWQNALQRLAASTRLGIPVTLSTDPRHSFSENPGASILAGPFSQWPETLGLAAIGDEALVERFADIARQEYTAVGLRVALHPQVDLATEPRWARQTATFGEDAELSGRLGAAYIRGFQGEAFGPGSVSTMTKHFPGGGPQKDGEDPHFPYGREQVYPGGEFELHLKPFEDALAAGTRQMMPYYGMPVGTEYEEVGFGFNKSVITGLLRERYGFDGLVCTDWGLISDSEIFGQPFPARAWGVEDLTPRQRMKKVLDAGADQFGGEANPELLLELVADGEITEERIDVSARRILREKFELGLFENPFVDEDAADEVVGRADFRAAGEEAQRASITVLTNDGALPFARGLKLYVEGIDAEVAASFGEVVATPAEADLAIIRLQAPFEERETMFENFFHAGSLDFADDAVAHVREVASVVPTVVDVLADRPPVLTPITDAVAAVTVNWGASAAALLDVLSGAVAARGKLPFDLPRSMAAVEASRPDVPFDTADPLFRFGHGLAL
- a CDS encoding MFS transporter produces the protein MTELSSAANAAAVGTTGFKAPGTTPPKTPRGYTPGLAAVNFGVYLALLTPVMVSMAFKIQHIDPTNTEGSLGLVMGVGAAFALIANPLVGRLSDRTTSRWGMRRPWILGGAIVGLGGFALIGVASSVLVVLIAWCLVQASMNAVLAAANATLPDQVPVSSRGKVSGIIGITTPIGILAGSFLVNFLPGDFERFFVPGAIALVLVIVFVLLLKDRRLAEKPADRFTVGTFFGSFVFNPRKHPDFGWTWLTKFFVMFGYAGIATFLPLYLVTKFGLDEQGAVGIILAANLASMAAMAISSPLGGFLSDKIGKRRPFVAVAGLIMVVGLVILAVAPDITTVIVAQAIIGLGAGSFLSVDLALATEVLPNPDDVAKDLGVLNIANALPQSIAPAIAPGIIALGAATPLGGYTTWYLFGALVALAGAVLVYRIKGVK
- a CDS encoding TetR/AcrR family transcriptional regulator, giving the protein MTITTPRGSRHARAAETRQRIIAAARELFIGHGYRSTSLRDIAAAASVSHPGLLGHFSSKDALLVEVVGEFEAENEDVFSTIAAASEPGELIFARLAERNSRTEGYLELFAALTGEASSPGHPAHERMRERYARLRELSRDVLADAQHLGAIDPERDVDGEVTRHTAGWDGLQLLAQYLPDQVDVVEMLEEREALWVLPTGWRDPDDGEPSPEASGPLPAPFGVKPADVDPGYAVGRRRRTQIVADAMRLFSHDGYGDTSLRDIAEAVGVSKSTLLHHYPSKELLLSAVLAERDSAIRERGVIRTSDRAGDLLRGIADGARVNALEEPGLIQVYAVLSCEAVPASHPAHDYFTERFSSAIAYFTELFRLAQLDGDLPSHRDPAREAIWLIAMWDGLQYQWLYDRDAVDVAAHLRAHMDDVLPVR
- the recQ gene encoding DNA helicase RecQ, with amino-acid sequence MPQTPRDPYEGWVPEPVEGYADEPYDDGWESSAPPEPMDWEPQGAGFEPPLDWGPGPVTKVAPAVRKATPSRYPTAREALHTVFGYDEFRGDQAAIVEQVIAGGDAVVLMPTGGGKSITYQVPALVREGTGLVISPLIALMHDQVDALRANGVKAAYLNSTQAIDERREVERAYVAGELDLIYVAPERLSSAQTTALLQRGTLSVIAIDEAHCVSQWGHDFRPDYLALGDLGERFPGVPRMALTATATAATHKELTERLRLDTAKHFVASFDRPNIQYRIVPKVDPRKQLVAFIRSQTPSTDAGTPPAGIVYALSRKSVEQTATYLAAQGLDALPYHAGLPAEVRAANQSRFLREDGVVMVATIAFGMGIDKPDVRFVAHIDLPKSVEGYYQETGRAGRDGEPSVAWMAYGLGDVVQQRRMIDQSPGDRTFKMRLGQHLDAMLALCETVECRRQNLLGYFGQESQPCGNCDTCLDDTETFDGLVPAQKLLSTIVRLKRERNQAFGAGHLVDILRGASTERIRQQGHDKLATYGIGADLSDQDWRSVVRQLLARGILVAQGDYGTLAPGEAAAAVLRGETPVPLRKDTIGRPTSQTRARKASAADALDAGDRGLFEALRAWRAETAREQGVPAYIVFGDATLRALAEHRPASLGDLDGITGIGAKKREAYGEGVLAVIAAA
- a CDS encoding GNAT family N-acetyltransferase, with the protein product MTDITVTRNDEESRYEIRSGDVLAGFAAFDLRPGSIRFLHTEIDDEFQGQGLAGKLASAALTDAAGRGEAIVPLCPYIAKYLETHEIEGAEIRWPRPSTSSGTQRAQGSE
- a CDS encoding pirin family protein; the encoded protein is MIGQRRLVLEPREVPLGGVRGMSVLRALPHRNLPTIGAWCFLDRFGPADTRMRVEPHPHIGLQTVTWPLVGEIRHRDSLGSDADLRRGQLNLMTAGNGISHSEYSIGDDPIPLDALQFWVVLPESTRHGAAGFERHTELPGVALTADAGADATATVVLGEFAGVRSPATVHTPIVGTEIVLAPGSRVRLPLHPDWEHALMLVEGDAVVSAHPMERNDLLYLGDSRDEVEVSSTEGSLLFLLGGEPFEDDIVMWWNFAGRTHDEIVAAREAWEAESSPDAATPRFGAVDGHDVRIPAPPLPDVRLMPRGRRI